One part of the Musa acuminata AAA Group cultivar baxijiao chromosome BXJ1-5, Cavendish_Baxijiao_AAA, whole genome shotgun sequence genome encodes these proteins:
- the LOC135673818 gene encoding pentatricopeptide repeat-containing protein At2g22410, mitochondrial-like, translated as MSASLSAASSFYGLGRGRILLHGLSKSSCCLSMSHLKQHLARIIVAGASGHPSALASLLSFAATSPHGDLRFASLLFAHAPIPARFAYNCMLRGLVGARLPGGALLLYLQMNRGCVAPDRFTFPSVLKACSLLPAAAAGESVHARIFRLGFSLDAYVRSGLVRMYSEFDQVAAARRLFDEIPDRDVVLWNSMIGGYVKCGDIAYARRLFEEMKHRNVGTYNALLGGYAKFGFMDSASRLFDEMPERDVVSWNTMIGGHARSGAIKVVRDLLARAPQKNATTWSAAISGLAQCGRFKDALDLFKDMLVEVPRPNQSALVSVLSSCAHLGTLEQGIWIHRYITRQEIEVDDFLGSSLMDMYAKCGMLQGTKLVFDRLEKRHVCSWTSMIYGFAMHGRSPEALETFREMERLRIKPSDVTIIAVLCACSHAGLVEQGLNIFSRMHHDYGITPKIEHYTCMVGILGRGNLIEEALEVIKSMPMEPDEFVWGALLGGLRANSQDQLGNEEELSSKMVDLKPKSSGAYVLVANMFASIDRWDDATRMRRMMVGLGVKKNPGFSLIEVNGCCS; from the coding sequence ATGTCGGCGTCGCTGTCGGCAGCTTCTTCCTTTTATGGCCTTGGAAGAGGAAGAATCCTTCTACATGGGCTCTCCAAGTCGTCCTGCTGCCTCTCCATGTCCCACCTCAAGCAGCACCTCGCACGGATCATCGTCGCCGGAGCCTCCGGGCACCCGTCCGCCCTCGCCTCCCTCCTCTCCTTCGCGGCCACGTCCCCCCACGGCGACCTCCGCTTCGCCTCCCTCCTCTTCGCCCACGCCCCCATCCCCGCCCGCTTCGCCTACAACTGCATGCTGCGGGGCCTCGTCGGCGCGCGCCTCCCCGGCGGCGCCCTCCTCTTGTATCTCCAGATGAACCGTGGTTGCGTGGCCCCCGACCGCTTCACCTTCCCCTCCGTCCTGAAGGCCTGCTCGCTtctccccgccgccgccgccggcgaaTCTGTTCACGCGAGAATCTTCCGCCTCGGTTTCTCTTTGGACGCCTACGTCCGGAGCGGCTTGGTCAGAATGTACTCCGAGTTCGACCAAGTCGCTGCCGCTCGACGGCTGTTCGATGAAATCCCGGATAGAGATGTCGTTTTGTGGAACTCGATGATCGGAGGGTACGTCAAGTGCGGGGATATCGCGTACGCTCGCCGACTGTTCGAAGAGATGAAACATAGAAATGTTGGGACGTATAATGCACTCCTGGGGGGCTATGCAAAGTTTGGTTTCATGGATAGCGCTTCTAGGCTTTTTGACGAAATGCCTGAGAGGGATGTTGTCTCGTGGAACACGATGATTGGAGGTCATGCTAGGTCGGGAGCCATTAAGGTTGTGCGAGACCTGCTCGCCCGGGCGCCACAGAAGAATGCCACTACGTGGAGTGCCGCGATATCGGGGTTGGCGCAGTGTGGCAGGTTCAAGGATGCACTTGATCTGTTCAAGGACATGTTGGTCGAGGTGCCACGGCCTAACCAGTCTGCTTTGGTCAGCGTGCTTTCATCTTGTGCCCATCTGGGCACTCTTGAACAGGGCATATGGATTCACAGGTACATCACCAGGCAAGAGATCGAGGTGGACGATTTTCTCGGCTCGTCGCTCATGGACATGTATGCCAAATGTGGGATGCTACAAGGCACCAAGCTGGTGTTTGACAGATTGGAGAAGAGACATGTTTGCTCTTGGACCTCGATGATCTATGGATTTGCCATGCACGGGCGTTCCCCAGAGGCATTGGAAACTTTCAGAGAGATGGAAAGATTAAGGATTAAACCCAGTGATGTTACAATCATAGCTGTATTATGTGCTTGCTCTCATGCAGGATTAGTAGAGCAGGGACTTAACATATTTAGTCGGATGCATCATGACTATGGAATAACACCAAAGATTGAGCATTATACTTGTATGGTTGGTATTCTCGGTAGGGGGAATTTGATAGAGGAAGCCCTGGAGGTCATCAAATCCATGCCAATGGAACCCGACGAGTTTGTATGGGGAGCATTGCTTGGTGGGCTCAGGGCAAACAGCCAAGACCAGTTGGGCAATGAAGAAGAGTTGTCATCAAAGATGGTTGATTTAAAGCCAAAATCCAGTGGAGCTTACGTTCTTGTTGCAAACATGTTTGCGTCGATCGACCGGTGGGATGATGCCACAAGGATGAGGAGAATGATGGTGGGACTCGGTGTGAAGAAGAACCCTGGATTCAGTCTGATTGAGGTCAATGGATGTTGTTCATGA